From Chryseotalea sp. WA131a:
CATGACAGTTTCTGATCAGAATTTGCTAAAAACAAAAGTGACTGCTACGGTGGTGGGCGGAAGAGTATTGTTTGAAAACAAGTAAGAATAACAGAAGAAACAAAAAAGCCCCGTCAAAGGGGCTTTCATTCAGTTAAGCTTTATGAAGTCTGAAAAATCCTATTTCAAAAACTTATGGGCTCTGTCCATCAATAGCTTGCGGTCAGCTGTAATCGAAGGATCGCTGTAGATGCGTGAAGATAATTCGGCCACCACACCTTTTTTGTAGCCAAGCTTTTCTGCCACTTGTTCACAAAAATTGATTTCACTTTTAAACACCTGTCCATCGCTTTTCATCAATTGGATGAGGTGATACAAATTTTCAAATTTTTGGTCTTCGGTCAATGCATCTAAATTACCAATTGGTTGCGGCTTCCTTAGCATGGCATTTACTTCCTCTTCCGATACTCCGTTGGCTTTGGCAATCAAGTGAATTACTTTTGATTCTTTTTCGGCCACCATATTATCTCTGGCTGCCAAATTTATCAGAACATTTAGTTGGTCTTTTACCATAATGATTAATATTTGTGCGAAAATAACTATAACATGAAGCGAATTTACACAAATTTCGGACAATCCTTACAACAGCAAAGAAAAATGATGTCTGGCCTTCTTGGTATGCAACCCTTGTGTGAATTAAAGGTCTATGGAGTAAAATGATTGTGATATGAAGAAATTGGTATTAACCTATTGGCTAACAGCAATGATGGTGGTAGCCTTCGCTCAACAAAAAGAAACGCGCAAGCTCAGTTCATTCAAAGGAATAAAAGTTTCGCAAGCCATTGATGTATATCTAAAAAAAGGTGATAAGGAAGAGGCTCGCATCGAAATTGGCCCGGATAGCCGCCTTGGGTTAAGTGATGTGTTGACAGATGTTTCAGGCGCTACCTTGCGGGTGCACTTGGACGGAGGAAGTTGGAAGCGGGTAGATGTGAAAGTGTATATTACTTATATTTCATTAGAGAAGATTTCGGCCAGTTCTGCAGCCAACGTTTTTGCCGATGCTACCATTAAATGCAATAGCATGGAGATTACCGCAAGCAGTGCAGGTTCCGTAGAGATAGCGATTGATGCCACTAGTGTGACGGCCGATGCCTCTAGTGCTGGCAGGATTGAGTTGGAAGGAAAGACAAAATCGCTGGATGCAGAAGCCAGCAGTGCAGGCAATGTCGATGCCTACAGTTTAGAAAGTGAAACAGTCAATGCGCAGGCCAGCAGCGCGGGCTCTATTAAGGTAGTGGCCTCCAAGGAGATTGATGCCCATGCCAGCAGTGGTGGCGATGTTCGATACCGAGGCAATCCTTCGCGTACAAACACAGGCTCTAGCAGTGGAGGTTCTGTGAAAAAATCGAACTGACAAGGGAATCGAATCATTCAAAAGGCTAAGGCTTTTCCTTGGCCTTTTTCCATCTAATCACTTTTTCAAATCACTTCTTCTTTTTTTGTTTCGCTTTATCTTCTTGTTGCAACAATTCCCAATTGATTAACGCAACCGAAAATTTTTTCTGATACACCAAGTAGGGGGCCATCGAGTTGTTGAGTAGCACGGGGTTTACCATAGCTGAAAGTTTTCCCCATTAGACGTTAAACCATGGCCTTTAGTTTGACACCTGAATAAATAAGTATAGCTTAATTGCTGAAAATCTCAGTTTTGCTCTTGAAGATCAACTGCATGCCATACGAAACAGTTAAGCCAATCAAAATTCCGCCTAAAATATCAAACGGGTAATGCACTCCCAGGTATATTCTCGAAAAAGCCACTAAAGAAGCCCACGTTAAAACAGGTAGTGCCATCTTCCAATTTTTGAAAAGAAAAATCAACGCAATGGCAGAGGCAAAAGCTTCCGTGGTGTGGCCCGATGGAAATGAATATCCACCACCAACACTCCATTGGGCAATGCGCACATCTACTTCGTAAGGACGGGGAATAGAAGTAAGCTTCTTACATGTATAGGAGACTAGACCGGCAAGACCAATGCTTAGCGCCACATACAAAAATGACAATCGTGATTTTTTCTTTTCGGTTCCGCGTTCGCCCAAAATCAAGAGAATAATCGGTATGCCAAAACTGAAGAAGGTAATCGAATCAGAAATAAACTGAAGCAATCGGGTAAGGATAGGGTTACTGGTTTTTTGCAACCCAGCAATAAAGTCCAATTGAGGAAGGTTGCTCACGAGTAGCATTAAAGTCACTATCACAACCAAACAAACGAAATAGTGCCAGTGGGTAAAACGATTAGTTGCCATGCAATTTAAAAGCGCAAAGAAAACCAAAAGAAGGTGATTGTTAGCCTAAAACAGTCTCTCAAAAAAATTTAGATAAGGTGTATTTGGAGGCTATTTCGACCGAAATAACATAATTTTTACAAAAATTGGTACAAATAAAGACTGTGTAAAGCTAAAATCGGCTATTTTTGAGCTTTCATTGATTAAAAAAACCACTAACTTATGTCACAATTACGTTTTGAAGCACTCAAAAAGCTACATGATCGATCGAAGGTTCACGTAGAGCCCAGCACCCCTCACATCTCTAAGTTTTTTGGAGAAAATGTGTTTGGTATGGAACAAATGCGATCAACCCTGGCACCAGCGGTTTTTAAAAAAGTAAGCAATGCCATCAAAAATCACGAAAAGATTGATGAAGTGACTGCCGATGCAGTTGCCTCTGCGGCTAAATCGTGGGCTATTGCAAAGGGAGCTACCCATTTTACCCATTGGTTTCAACCCATGACGGGTGGCACTGCCGAAAAGCATGATTCATTCTTTGATGCCCTTTCAGGAATTGAAAAGTTTAAAGGAAGCGAGTTAGTACAACAAGAGCCAGATGCATCTTCTTTTCCTAGTGGAGGCATTCGCAGCACATTTGAAGCAAGAGGTTATACAGCTTGGGATCCCACTTCACCTATGTTCCTATATGGAAAGACGTTGAGCATTCCAACCATTTTTGTTTCGTACACAGGAGAAACCTTGGATACGAAGTCTCCTTTGTTGAAGGCGCTAAAGGCAGTTGACTTGGCCGCTACGCAGGTTTGCCAATTGTTCGATAAAGACATCTCCCATGTAGTGGCTTCTTTAGGGTCAGAGCAAGAATATTTTGCAGTTGACAAAGCGTTGGCAGATGCTCGCCCAGATTTAGTAATGGGTGGACGCACCGTATTTGGTCACGCACCTGCACGCGGTCAGCAATTGGAAGATCATTATTTTGGCACCATTCCAGGCCGCGTATATGACTTCATGCGTGAGTTTGAAATTGAAGCGTGGAAATTAGGTATACCTGTACGTACCCGCCACAACGAAGTAGCGCCAAGCCAGTTTGAGGTGGCTCCTTTGTTTGAGGAGGTAAACGTGGCCAACGACCACAATCAATTGATGATGGACGTGATGAGCCGCGTGGGCGAGAAGCATGGATTGAAAATACTATTTCATGAAAAACCTTTTGCAGGTGTAAACGGAAGTGGAAAACACAACAACTGGTCGTTGATTACAGATACTGGCGTAAATCTTTATGCGCCTACCAGTTCGGCCAAAGACAATTTACTTTTCTTAACGTTCTTTATTACCACCATCAAAGCCGTGCACGAGCATGCAGATTTGTTAAGGGCGAGTATTGCCACTGCTGCCAATGATTTTCGCTTGGGCGCAAACGAAGCTCCGCCAGCCATCATGTCAGTGTTTATCGGATCGCAAATGACGGCCGTGTTGGATGAATTAGAGAAAAAAGGAAATGTAAAAATTGAGAAGGGTGATAATATGTATATGAAGTTGGGCATCGATCAGATTCCTGAAATCATATTGGATGCTACAGACCGTAATCGTACTTCTCCTTTTGCCTTTACCGGAAATAAATTTGAATTCCGGGCGGTGGGCTCAAGCGATAACTGCGGAACACCGATGACAGCCCTCAACTTGATAGTGGCCGATCAATTAACCAAGTTTTACGAAACCGTCAACAAGGAAATTGAAAAAGGAGAAGAGAAGCGCATGGCGATTGTGAATGTACTGCGCAAATACATCAAAGAATCAAAAGCCATTCGTTTTGAAGGAGACGGATATTCGGATGAGTGGGTGAAGGAAGCAGCCAAGCGCGGGTTGAGTAATATCAAAACCATGCCACTTGCTATCGATGCGTATCTTTCAAAAAAATCGTTGGAGTTGTTTGGTAGATATGGTGTGATGACCCACAAAGAAGTGGAAGCTCGAAACGAGATTAAGTTGGAAAGCTACATCAAGAAAGTGCAAATAGAAGCACGCGTGATGGGCGATTTGGCGATGAATCATATTATTCCCACGGCCATTGCCTATCAAAATAAATTGATCACCAATGCCAATGGCTTAAAAGGATTGGGTATTGATAACAAAGCTGTGGTGCAAACCATCAAAGAAATATCAGGCCACATTGAAATCATCAAAAACGGTGTGCGCGATTTGGTGGAGGAAAGGAAGCGAATCAATAAGATTGCTGACACCCACAAGCGAGCAATTGCTTACTGCGATGACATCAAAGAAAAATACTTTGAAGCCATCCGCGATTCGGTGGATAAACTCGAATTATTAGTTGACGATGAAGATTGGCCATTGGTAAAATACCGTGAGCTCTTGTTCTTACGATAGTTTGTTGTAGTTGGTTTTAGTAAAAATGGGCTTCTGAAAAGAAGCCTATTTTTTTATCTTTATTGGATGAATGGAAAGGCGATGAGTAATCAATAGAGATTATGATTGGGGTGCGATCAAAACGATCAAATTCCGCATCTTCATTTCCGTTTCCAAAAACTCTTTTTCAGGATTGGAATCTAAGGTTACACCCGCCCCGGCATAAAGTCGGGCGGAACTTTCCATCAGTTGAAGGCAACGAAGGTTTACGAAAACATGGCTTTCATTATCGAAATTAATGGGCCCTAAGTGGCCACTGTAAAATTCGCGATCATATCCTTCATACTTTCTTAAAAAATTCAACGCAGGTTCTAGGGGCATACCACACACTGCCGAAGTAGGATGGAGAAGTTTTAACATAACCGAGCCCAATTGTGGAAAATTGATTTCGTTCATATCTACTTCGTAATCGGTTTTTAAGTGCATAACATTGCCTGCAACCACTGTTTTGGGTCCATGCTCCAAATATTCTCGCACGCGGATCTTCTTGAAGCAATTGATAATGTAGCGTGAAACCAACGCCTGCTCTTCGATTTCCTTTTGCGTCCACGCTACCGACTTTACATTGATGGATGAATGATACGGTTGCGTTCCGGCCAAGGCATGTGTTTTGAACTTTGAATTTTTGTCAATACTCACCAACAGCTCTGGGGTAGCGCCCAACCAGGTGCCGGTTGCCGTTGATGACACGAGGGATACCATTGCTTGTGGGTGTTTTTCGCAAAGCGTATGAAAGGTTTGAAGTATATCAAAATCTTCAGCGAGCGTAACCTCTTGAAACCGGGAGGGCACAATTTTTTCAAGCTCCCCTTCTTCTATTTTCTTGATACCCAATTGCACAAGCTCTTGGTAATTGGAAGGTGAAGAATCTCTACCTGGTTTAAGGTGATATTTTAATTTTTGGGGAACTTCGTTTTCTCGCTTGTCAAATGTTGTCCACCAGCGGTGGTCAGGATTCGTTTCTTGCAATTTACCCATGGAGAAGCGAAATACAATATCGGCTGTTAAAAATATTTTCTTTTGAGATGGGTCAAACGGAGCAAACACAAATCCTGGCACCGATTCCTCTAAGCTGATTTCGTCCAACTCAACGGAGCCACTGTTGCAAATCATCAATACCTTTTCGGTGCTATTGGGTTTTCGCCACAGCGAAAAGGCTCCGCCCATCTTCAATGCATTGGCGATGATGTTTTGAATTGCTTCGCGTTCACCGATTTCTAGTTTTTCTACAACTTCCTTCATTATCTTCTATCAATAATCGCCAAAGTGATTCTGCTTATGCAAACTAATTCCTTTTCTTCGGTAGTGATGCGAATCTCCCACACCTGTGTTTTTTTGCCAATATGCACGGGCTTTGCTATGCCATAAACAAATCCGCTACGCACACTTTTAATGTGGTTGGCATTGATTTCCAACCCCACGCAATAGTGGGTAGTTCGATCAATACAGCAAGTGGCCGCTACGCTACCAAGTGTTTCCGCCAAGGCTACCGAAGCTCCTCCATGTAACAACCCAAGTGGCTGATGAGTTCTGTGATCTACAGGCATTTTTGCTTCGATAAAATCATCACCGATGGCAATACACTCAATACCCAAATGGCTGACCAGGGTATTTTCCGACATTTTGTTGAGGGTTTCAAGGG
This genomic window contains:
- a CDS encoding TerB family tellurite resistance protein yields the protein MVKDQLNVLINLAARDNMVAEKESKVIHLIAKANGVSEEEVNAMLRKPQPIGNLDALTEDQKFENLYHLIQLMKSDGQVFKSEINFCEQVAEKLGYKKGVVAELSSRIYSDPSITADRKLLMDRAHKFLK
- a CDS encoding DUF2807 domain-containing protein; translation: MKKLVLTYWLTAMMVVAFAQQKETRKLSSFKGIKVSQAIDVYLKKGDKEEARIEIGPDSRLGLSDVLTDVSGATLRVHLDGGSWKRVDVKVYITYISLEKISASSAANVFADATIKCNSMEITASSAGSVEIAIDATSVTADASSAGRIELEGKTKSLDAEASSAGNVDAYSLESETVNAQASSAGSIKVVASKEIDAHASSGGDVRYRGNPSRTNTGSSSGGSVKKSN
- a CDS encoding phosphatase PAP2 family protein is translated as MSNLPQLDFIAGLQKTSNPILTRLLQFISDSITFFSFGIPIILLILGERGTEKKKSRLSFLYVALSIGLAGLVSYTCKKLTSIPRPYEVDVRIAQWSVGGGYSFPSGHTTEAFASAIALIFLFKNWKMALPVLTWASLVAFSRIYLGVHYPFDILGGILIGLTVSYGMQLIFKSKTEIFSN
- a CDS encoding glutamine synthetase III, whose translation is MSQLRFEALKKLHDRSKVHVEPSTPHISKFFGENVFGMEQMRSTLAPAVFKKVSNAIKNHEKIDEVTADAVASAAKSWAIAKGATHFTHWFQPMTGGTAEKHDSFFDALSGIEKFKGSELVQQEPDASSFPSGGIRSTFEARGYTAWDPTSPMFLYGKTLSIPTIFVSYTGETLDTKSPLLKALKAVDLAATQVCQLFDKDISHVVASLGSEQEYFAVDKALADARPDLVMGGRTVFGHAPARGQQLEDHYFGTIPGRVYDFMREFEIEAWKLGIPVRTRHNEVAPSQFEVAPLFEEVNVANDHNQLMMDVMSRVGEKHGLKILFHEKPFAGVNGSGKHNNWSLITDTGVNLYAPTSSAKDNLLFLTFFITTIKAVHEHADLLRASIATAANDFRLGANEAPPAIMSVFIGSQMTAVLDELEKKGNVKIEKGDNMYMKLGIDQIPEIILDATDRNRTSPFAFTGNKFEFRAVGSSDNCGTPMTALNLIVADQLTKFYETVNKEIEKGEEKRMAIVNVLRKYIKESKAIRFEGDGYSDEWVKEAAKRGLSNIKTMPLAIDAYLSKKSLELFGRYGVMTHKEVEARNEIKLESYIKKVQIEARVMGDLAMNHIIPTAIAYQNKLITNANGLKGLGIDNKAVVQTIKEISGHIEIIKNGVRDLVEERKRINKIADTHKRAIAYCDDIKEKYFEAIRDSVDKLELLVDDEDWPLVKYRELLFLR
- a CDS encoding chorismate-binding protein, yielding MKEVVEKLEIGEREAIQNIIANALKMGGAFSLWRKPNSTEKVLMICNSGSVELDEISLEESVPGFVFAPFDPSQKKIFLTADIVFRFSMGKLQETNPDHRWWTTFDKRENEVPQKLKYHLKPGRDSSPSNYQELVQLGIKKIEEGELEKIVPSRFQEVTLAEDFDILQTFHTLCEKHPQAMVSLVSSTATGTWLGATPELLVSIDKNSKFKTHALAGTQPYHSSINVKSVAWTQKEIEEQALVSRYIINCFKKIRVREYLEHGPKTVVAGNVMHLKTDYEVDMNEINFPQLGSVMLKLLHPTSAVCGMPLEPALNFLRKYEGYDREFYSGHLGPINFDNESHVFVNLRCLQLMESSARLYAGAGVTLDSNPEKEFLETEMKMRNLIVLIAPQS
- a CDS encoding hotdog fold thioesterase, giving the protein MSIFKGKPTLETLNKMSENTLVSHLGIECIAIGDDFIEAKMPVDHRTHQPLGLLHGGASVALAETLGSVAATCCIDRTTHYCVGLEINANHIKSVRSGFVYGIAKPVHIGKKTQVWEIRITTEEKELVCISRITLAIIDRR